From a single Pseudomonas triticicola genomic region:
- a CDS encoding glutamine synthetase family protein codes for MTAEGFLEGRRLQLARGVLLQCIMGGYPPARFYGSDDGDLALVADPAQIHRLPWSDEPRAMAICDADELSGGSSSLSTRGQLKAVIARYAAHGLAPVVATELEFFVFAPNTDPTQPFRPPVGLDGRREDGQSAFSVSSNNGLRPFFSEVYKCMAALGLPRDTFMHEMGVSQFEINLLHGDPLLLADQTFLFKHLLKEVALKHGLSVVCMAKPLAHTPGSSMHIHQSIVEIGSGKNVFTDSNGEPTSMFRHFIGGQQAGLADFTALFAPNVNSYQRLCHPYASPNNACWSHDNRAAGLRIPASSPVARRVENRLPGADANPYLAIAASLAAGLHGIEQELEPSAAIQGEFAVPDNLALPCTLHAALERLKRSQLARELFGSEFIEGYIASKTMELTSFFDEITPWERRVLAAQA; via the coding sequence ATGACCGCCGAGGGTTTCCTCGAGGGGCGGCGTTTGCAGTTGGCGCGGGGTGTGCTGCTGCAATGCATCATGGGCGGCTATCCGCCGGCGCGGTTCTACGGCAGCGATGACGGCGATCTGGCGCTGGTCGCCGATCCTGCGCAGATTCACCGTTTGCCCTGGAGCGACGAGCCGCGCGCCATGGCGATTTGCGACGCCGACGAACTGAGCGGGGGGAGCTCAAGTCTCTCGACCCGTGGCCAGCTCAAAGCGGTCATCGCCCGTTACGCCGCGCACGGTCTGGCGCCTGTTGTGGCGACCGAACTGGAATTTTTTGTCTTCGCACCGAACACCGATCCGACTCAGCCGTTCCGTCCGCCGGTAGGCCTCGACGGCCGTCGCGAGGATGGCCAGTCGGCGTTCAGCGTCAGTTCCAACAACGGTCTGCGGCCGTTCTTCAGCGAAGTGTATAAATGCATGGCCGCCCTCGGCCTGCCACGCGACACCTTCATGCATGAAATGGGCGTCAGCCAGTTCGAGATCAATCTGCTGCACGGCGACCCGCTGCTGCTGGCCGATCAGACGTTCCTGTTCAAGCACCTGCTCAAGGAGGTCGCGCTCAAGCATGGCCTGAGCGTGGTGTGCATGGCCAAACCGCTGGCGCACACGCCGGGCAGTTCGATGCATATTCACCAGAGCATCGTTGAGATCGGCAGCGGCAAGAATGTCTTCACTGACTCGAACGGCGAGCCGACGTCGATGTTCCGCCACTTCATCGGCGGACAACAGGCAGGCCTCGCCGATTTCACCGCACTGTTTGCGCCCAACGTGAATTCCTATCAGCGCCTGTGTCATCCGTACGCGTCGCCGAACAATGCCTGCTGGTCCCATGACAATCGCGCCGCCGGCTTGCGTATTCCCGCCAGCTCGCCGGTCGCACGTCGGGTCGAAAACCGTTTGCCGGGCGCCGACGCCAACCCTTATCTGGCGATCGCCGCCAGTCTGGCTGCGGGTTTGCACGGCATCGAACAGGAACTGGAGCCGAGCGCGGCAATCCAGGGTGAGTTCGCCGTGCCGGATAATCTGGCCTTGCCGTGTACCTTGCACGCCGCGCTGGAGCGTCTGAAACGTAGCCAGTTGGCGAGGGAACTGTTCGGGTCGGAGTTCATCGAAGGCTACATCGCTTCGAAGACCATGGAGTTGACCAGCTTCTTTGATGAAATCACTCCCTGGGAGCGCCGTGTGCTGGCCGCCCAGGCCTGA
- a CDS encoding MFS transporter encodes MRQIWKSFRALYFASLMMLIGSGLLSTYLALRLAADNVDGLWVGALMAANYFGLVLGGKIGHRLIARVGHIRAYSACAGIVGAAVLGHGLVDWLPAWLVLRTIVGLGMMCQYMVIESWLNEQADANQRGLVFSGYMIASYLGLVLGQLILVMHPGLGLELLMLVALCFALCLVPVTLTRRIHPAPLHPAPMEPRFFIKRVPQSLSTVLGAGLIIGSFYGLAPLYASQQGLSTEQVGLFMGSCIFAGLLVQWPLGWLSDRYDRALLIRCFAGFLAVAALPLAIMPQVPLEVLFVVGFFCSLVQFCLYPLAVAFSNDHVEGDRRVSLTAMLLVTYGVGASIGPLLAGVLMKFLGSQSLYAFFSFFALVLVWRIRPKAVTNLHQVDDAPLHHVAMPDSMSSSPLVAALDPRVDEQVVQEQMVQDPAPVTPEPEPEPEAQPEAVVETELDSGNEDKPAPDISGGRP; translated from the coding sequence ATGCGCCAAATCTGGAAATCCTTTCGAGCGCTGTATTTCGCCTCGCTGATGATGTTGATCGGCTCAGGCCTTCTTTCTACTTATCTGGCTTTGCGTCTGGCTGCCGACAACGTCGACGGGCTGTGGGTCGGTGCGCTGATGGCGGCCAACTATTTCGGTCTGGTGCTGGGCGGCAAGATCGGCCATCGCCTGATTGCCCGGGTCGGGCATATCCGTGCCTACTCGGCGTGTGCCGGGATCGTCGGCGCGGCGGTGCTCGGCCATGGTCTGGTGGACTGGCTGCCGGCGTGGCTGGTGCTGCGGACGATCGTCGGTCTGGGCATGATGTGTCAGTACATGGTCATCGAGAGCTGGCTCAACGAGCAGGCCGACGCCAATCAGCGTGGACTGGTGTTCAGCGGTTACATGATCGCCTCTTATCTGGGCCTGGTGCTGGGCCAGCTGATTCTGGTCATGCACCCCGGCCTCGGCCTGGAACTGCTGATGCTGGTGGCGCTGTGCTTTGCCCTGTGTCTGGTGCCGGTGACGCTGACCCGACGGATTCACCCGGCGCCTCTGCACCCCGCGCCGATGGAGCCGCGCTTCTTTATCAAGCGTGTGCCGCAATCGCTGAGCACGGTGCTCGGCGCCGGTCTGATCATCGGTTCGTTCTACGGTCTGGCGCCGCTGTATGCCTCGCAACAGGGGCTGTCGACCGAGCAGGTCGGTCTGTTCATGGGTAGCTGCATTTTTGCTGGTCTGCTGGTGCAGTGGCCGTTGGGCTGGTTGTCCGACCGTTATGACCGCGCGCTGCTGATCCGCTGCTTTGCCGGGTTTCTGGCCGTGGCGGCGTTGCCGTTGGCGATCATGCCGCAGGTGCCGCTGGAGGTGTTGTTCGTCGTTGGTTTCTTCTGTTCGCTGGTGCAGTTCTGCCTGTATCCGCTGGCGGTGGCGTTTTCCAACGACCACGTCGAAGGCGATCGCCGCGTGTCACTGACCGCCATGTTGCTGGTGACTTACGGTGTTGGCGCGAGCATCGGGCCGCTGCTGGCGGGTGTGCTGATGAAGTTTCTCGGCAGTCAGAGCCTGTATGCGTTCTTCAGTTTCTTCGCGCTGGTGCTGGTCTGGCGGATTCGTCCGAAAGCGGTGACCAACCTGCACCAGGTCGACGACGCACCGCTGCACCACGTGGCAATGCCGGACAGCATGTCGAGCTCGCCGCTGGTGGCGGCGCTTGACCCGCGTGTCGATGAGCAGGTGGTGCAGGAGCAGATGGTCCAAGACCCGGCGCCGGTCACTCCTGAGCCTGAGCCTGAGCCCGAAGCGCAGCCGGAAGCAGTCGTTGAAACCGAACTGGACAGCGGCAATGAAGACAAGCCTGCGCCGGATATCAGCGGTGGCAGGCCCTGA
- a CDS encoding flagellar brake protein: MSNTLSADDAPQPPKVLTTPLEISSNLRQLQDSHDPLIITFHERSQRFQSYLIKVDRETATIALDEMIPRDGERFLQAGEPFKVEGFHDGVRIAWECNGTLNIEESDGDRFYTGDLPTEVVYHQRRNAFRAALKLTDLVSVELGGEKLKTPLHGKLLDISATGCKFRFEGDITDRLQLGQVYDRLIAPPLFGNQPTSVELRYLHFEEKLNITFAGLRFHNISGQAARNVERFVYQLQREARRFDKDDL; encoded by the coding sequence GTGTCCAACACCCTAAGCGCGGATGATGCTCCGCAGCCTCCGAAGGTGCTCACCACGCCACTGGAAATCTCCAGCAACCTGCGCCAGCTGCAAGACAGCCATGATCCGCTGATCATCACCTTCCATGAACGCAGCCAGCGTTTTCAGAGTTACCTGATCAAGGTCGACCGCGAAACCGCAACGATCGCGCTGGACGAAATGATCCCGCGCGATGGCGAGCGCTTCCTGCAAGCGGGCGAACCGTTCAAGGTCGAAGGCTTTCATGACGGCGTGCGGATTGCCTGGGAATGCAACGGCACGCTGAACATCGAAGAATCCGACGGTGATCGCTTCTACACCGGCGACCTGCCGACTGAAGTGGTTTACCACCAGCGCCGTAACGCCTTCCGCGCTGCGTTGAAGCTCACCGATCTGGTCAGCGTTGAACTGGGCGGCGAAAAGCTCAAGACGCCGTTGCACGGCAAGCTGCTGGATATCTCCGCCACTGGCTGCAAATTCCGCTTCGAAGGCGACATCACTGATCGCCTGCAACTGGGCCAGGTCTACGATCGCCTGATCGCCCCGCCGCTGTTCGGCAACCAGCCAACATCGGTCGAACTGCGCTACCTGCACTTCGAAGAAAAACTCAACATCACCTTCGCCGGTCTGCGCTTCCACAACATCAGTGGCCAGGCTGCGCGCAACGTCGAGCGTTTCGTTTACCAGTTGCAGCGTGAAGCACGGCGTTTCGACAAAGACGATCTCTGA
- a CDS encoding flagella synthesis protein FlgN: protein MHDTNLLQLINDDFAPAQQLLELLQTESLALHGRDMPLLEEILATKQALIILLEQHGRKRSEILASLNLPTDRTGLEQLASQSSIGDQLLTQGDALTALIAQCQAANIKNGQSIQIQQATTANQLKILTGGEPPALYDASGTFAKPVKPRTLSQA, encoded by the coding sequence ATGCACGACACTAACTTATTGCAACTGATCAACGACGACTTTGCTCCAGCGCAACAATTGCTGGAGTTATTGCAAACCGAATCCCTCGCTTTGCATGGTCGCGACATGCCGTTGCTGGAAGAAATTCTGGCGACCAAGCAAGCGTTGATCATTCTGCTCGAGCAGCATGGCCGCAAGCGCAGCGAAATCCTCGCCAGCCTCAACCTGCCGACCGACCGCACAGGTCTTGAGCAACTGGCCAGCCAGTCGAGCATTGGCGACCAGTTGCTGACCCAGGGCGATGCCCTGACCGCGCTGATCGCCCAATGCCAGGCGGCCAACATCAAGAACGGCCAGTCGATCCAGATCCAGCAGGCGACCACGGCCAACCAGCTGAAGATCCTCACCGGCGGTGAGCCGCCAGCGCTGTACGACGCCAGCGGGACCTTTGCCAAACCGGTCAAGCCGCGAACGCTCAGCCAGGCATGA
- the flgM gene encoding flagellar biosynthesis anti-sigma factor FlgM, with protein sequence MVIDFNRLNSSSSLTGSTRTSNAKESAENSPSAPLNTQAEQANVAKSGESVHLSNEAQQLQKVTDKLRDQPAVDKARVAELKAAIADGSYKVDSNRVASKLLNFEAQR encoded by the coding sequence ATGGTTATCGATTTCAACCGATTGAACAGTTCCTCGTCACTAACCGGCAGCACACGTACCAGCAACGCCAAGGAAAGCGCTGAAAACAGCCCCTCCGCGCCGCTGAATACCCAGGCCGAACAGGCCAATGTCGCCAAAAGCGGGGAGTCGGTACACCTCAGCAATGAGGCTCAACAGTTGCAGAAGGTCACTGACAAGCTGCGCGATCAGCCTGCTGTCGACAAAGCCCGAGTGGCCGAGTTGAAAGCCGCGATTGCCGATGGCAGCTATAAAGTCGACAGCAACCGTGTAGCCAGCAAACTGCTCAACTTCGAAGCCCAGCGCTAG